The Bombus affinis isolate iyBomAffi1 chromosome 15, iyBomAffi1.2, whole genome shotgun sequence DNA segment GCACTCCTTCGAACGTGGAACTACGAAACAACCTAAAAGCTGGCGGATTGCTCACTGGAGATGGAGTATCCATCTCGTTAGCACAATTACCAGGCTGTAGCCACTGCCTAGTATCTGGTTTCTCAAACCGTTGCTTATTTTTACTCTCCTCTACCTTTTTCCAAAGGCTTGCAATTTTACTAGTCGCTTCCTTTGCCAATTTTCTAGTTTGCATTCCGGTCGAGGAGTTGGATACAATACTTGAATTACTGTTAGATCTCTGACCAAGGGGACCTACCTTTCGAAAGACTTTACCGCTTTCTATTTGTGCAGTATTTTGATTATTGACTGATATTTTTGGAGTTGCAGTTGTTTTTCCTGTAGGTAATCGTTTTGGAGCCACCAGTAATGGTAATGCTTTCGAAGATTGAATCTTCTCTGAAGCGTTTCCCTTTGACGATTTTGATTGGTGCGCTTGATGTGTCTTTGGCGTAAGTTTTGGTTTCCCAGTTGTTGGATGTACCTTGGATGTTGCACCTTTAATGGGTTTTGcgattttcgtttttatcggcGAAGGAGACGAAGACTCTACGGTGGGCGCATTCTTCACTTCTGGTTCGTCTTTGGTAAATGTTCCTTGTCGTTCCAAGGGCTTAATCGTTACGTCCGTCTTAGTTTCTTGTTGATAGTTCGAGGAAGAACACGTTGGAGGTGTGCTGTGCCTCTTTACGGACTTTGTGAAAGTTAATGACGATCCTTTCTGTGGAACTGATGCTCTTTTTGCAGCCACCGATAAAATCTTCGTTCGTTTGTCATCTGTTGAACTGGGATTCATTTTAGGACTTATATTTGATTTTGTTGATTCCTTCGTCGCTGTACCTGGACTATTGTTATTTTGTCTCAGCGTGGTAGCTCTAGTTGCTCTTACAATAGGTGAAGTGTTGCTACGACCTATAGGTATTCCACTGACAGGATTCACCTGTTTCAATGGAGATGATTGTGGCGTTGGTTTTCGCGTAATTGGATTTGAGTAGAGAGCTTTTCTTCTTCCGCGAATGGCCTTTGGACTTTCTGGGTCTGATTTATCCGTAGCGTTAGAATCATTACTGGGATCTCTCACCATTCCTGGTTTAATTATTCGGGGCCTTTTTGTTTCTCTAAGTGGTCCCTCGGTATTATTAGATTCATCCTCGCTCTCAGTTTCCACATTATCTGTATACCTGATGTCTTCTTGCGACCTGGGTTCTTCGATCTCGATTGTTTCCTTATGAGCGTCCTCTGGTTCTTGTACATTGTCCATTTGTTGAACACATGAACCTATTAGTCTTTTAGAAACGCCGTTGACAAACCGCATCCGTAGGTTCCGTTCTGATTCTGATTCATTTGATACTAAACTAATAGTCTCGCAATCTAGCAACCCATCCTCGCCAGTTTCATTTATGTTATTTGATTCGTTTAATGTATTTAACACGATGGTTGCATTCTGTTCCAACATGGTTTGAATTTCATCCGATTCGATAGTGTGCGTTGAATCTGGTAATCTATCTTCTACCGCGTTTGTAGTAGTATTACTTTCTGTATCTCTGAATATGCGTTCTGAATCGTTCAAAGTTCTTGTACGATATCTTTCCCTGTTCTTCTTTTGCTCGGCACGCTTTTTAATCAACGTTTTACAAGCAGATAGTTTTGACAATGTGGGGATAGCAGATTTTACCGGGGACGTTGCTCCCGTTGTCTTTTCAGAATTCTCTTGTTCATAAGTAGCATTAACTTCCTGTTGATTATTTTGATCTTGATTCATGTCGGGGAAGGGATTTTCCAATACCTGTGTTTGAAACCTGGCTCTATCTTCTTGTCTACGTTGTTTAGGTGTCAATTTGGAAAAAGGTGAAATTTTCCCCCGTGCAATCTTCTCCTGTACTACGTTTTCCTgtcgttcttcttcctttttgtcgAGTTCCGCAGCTATAGTATACGTCTTATATCTTTCCTTGGCCAAAGTTCTTTTCTGCTTTGGTGTTAAATTTCTGTGTAATCGCTTCCTAGGTGTGGACTCTGCCGAGCTAGTAACGCAGTATTCAGACGAAATTGGTGTAACTGCCTCATCGGTATCACCTGCTTCGTCGATTCTGTCTATCATCACAGGATGTGGAGCTTCTTCGGTATGTAATTCCGCATCAATACACAACGTATCGCTGCATATAGTTTCTGTAGCTTGTTCCACTGTTGACTCATCCATTTCACACACTTCATTGAACAGCGAAGGTGGATTGATGTTCTCCAGATATTCACTCAAACTATTATTTGCACTATTCTGCATAGCTTCGGCATAACGCATGCACGTCATGGATAACACATTTGCGACAGGTTTTAGTAAGTCAAAAACAGCGTCGCTCCCGCTTAAGTTCTGCGAGTCTTGATCCTTAGAATCTGCAACCTCTGATGTAATACTAGCCACGCTTAACATACTATTTTCCATATCGCCAACGTCTGGTAACTCGTCCATCATTGATGGTGGTTTGACACTTTCTAAGTGCGAACCAGTACATTCGTTCAACAAATTTTCGAGACTACCGGTGTGGCTTTGAGTTTGACTCAGAGCTCTTTTAGCTACGACACCCAAAGGAAGAGATTTCTTACGACAGCTTCGAGAATCTGTCGAAGATATATTCTTCGTCTGGATTGGAGGCAAGGACGTAGAATTACATCTGTCTCGATTAACGAATGACTCACTACAGTCACCTGAACCTGCGTAGCTAGCTGTCAGTGATAGTAAGCTTCCCATCGAGGAAGGTGGTTTTATTGCTTCTAAATCCATGGACGTCATACTGGTTGTATCTAGTTCGTTCTGTCGATTCATTTCTGCATCCACCGCTTCAGCCAATTTAATCGCTTCTCTTTGAATAATTTTTGAATTTGTCATGTGCCCATTGTCGCTACTTACTGTTTCATAACACTCTGAGGTGATTGTTCCTGGTTCTTCTGGTACATCGCTTTTAAATGAAGCGATTATAGGGGCACTAATACTTATGCTAGGAAAAGATACATCATTAGGAGAATCTTCATTCCATGTATCACTCAATATGCTCTGTTTCATTGCGCTTGAATCTCGTTCTCGAATTGCTTCCGTTTGTTGCACGAGAGTCGCAGTTAAGCGATCTAACGAGGCAATCATAGCATCAGGATCCCTTTGACGCCGATATACATCTTCCTTCTCCACATATTTCGTTGAGTCTGCAGGTTTCTGTGCCAGTTTGTGCTTTGAATCAACTTTTTCTTTATTAATGCCATCTATTTCACACGTGTCATTGTACATTTTACTGCTTTCATCAAAATTAGTAATTTTTCGTTCCCCAAATTCACTGTCGATTTCATTCATCGTGGTTTTGTTTAGCTGAATATTGTCCATAGTTTTCGTTAATCCAGGTTGTATACACAATTCTAAAAGTGCGTGTTCTGATTGTTCCACAGAATCAATCGATTCGCTACTCTCTGAATCTGTTACTTTAGTATAAGATTGTTGCATAGACGAATTCTCCATCGCTTTGTCTTTTAATGTTTTTGATGTTTTATCATTTTCCCACTTACTAGAATCATCATCTATATTTTGATCATTGTCAATAAGGTCATTATGTATCAGAGACGACATTTCTTCGTTCGATTGGGTATCGATACTAGATAGATATTGCTGCTGTGTAGGTTCTGTGTTAAACACTATTGTTTCATGTAGTATCGGGCTATTCCTCAAGTTCGAAGGTAATGAGAAATTGCACAGACTATCATCGCCTAATAATGAACCGCGTTCCGTGTTTCTTACTTTGTCCAACTCATTCTGCAAAACTTGATTCGATTGTTGCACTGGAATTTTAGTTTCTATCACCTGAAATAAGAAAATTCGACGTTTATAAGATATGCGCATgcttttgtacatttctattgtaatatttcaaataacgcACGAAGATAATTAAATtctgaaattaaatttataaaaatataaaattgtgtGCACGAAATAGATATGTCACCTTTTGCATAAATTTGGCCGTACTTTGACTATAATCTGGCACAATATTCATATTCGATGAGTTATCATTAACGTTATCAGTACAAATATCAGGATCTACCATTTCTTCAGATCCAGATTGTTTTGTATCAAGACTGTTCATGGTAGAATCGACAGATGAATTGCACTCCATTTGATCTAGTGCAACGCTTGTTTGGTACCTGGCAAGATTGCTTTCATTTCGTGGaactttttcaaaattatttcctaTAAACGAATGCCTATGCCTAAAAAAAGAGATAACGtaagaattatttttcaattaaaaattattttgtttagcgaagataataaaaaaatgtggtaaatatatatgtcgaaCTCGACCtcttcgatttcgatgattttttaatatatggAGCATGTATTCGCAAAAAACTGTCGATACAGTATTCACTACAGTGAATTTTACCTATAATCATGCGTCTGTGACAGTGTATGCATCAGTATTGGTTGCCGGCCATCGACTGCTATCTTCTGTTTATGAACGAGACTATGGTCGAGCTTAAAGGCCCTGTGCACAACTATATGTATTTGCGAGGCTGCAAGAAATGTCTATTATAactcaattaaaaattaatatcatCGATGTATGTATTGTGTTTAAGTCAGATTTCCCAATTCGGTCGCtgctaaattataaaaatgatagGCGAATGAATAATCGATATTATTTTACGAAATAAGGTAACTGTTATCATTTTATGCAAGCATGGCTGGCCGGATTAAAAATACTAATCTAAACTCTAAattttaaaaatgatatttatttttaattaagttaTAGCAGATATTTCTTACAGCCTCGCTTACGCACGTTGTGTACGAACCTTCATCTCGGATACCCCATTCGTTCCACTCTCCTTTGTATACATAAGCAGAAAATTCCGACCAGGTCATTTTATTCGGTAGTTGGCAACTAAACAGACGTATATGTTGTCACAGATTTGTGCACAATTCAACGTACAATTCTCTGTGGTAGTAACGATAATTTTTCGCAAATATCTCGGAAATTAAGGCCGATCGCCAGTTACATATataagaaaaagttgttcggaatcaTGGCTCCACcacatattaaaaaatcatcgaaatcagAAAGGTTGAGTTCGATCTGTACATTTACCAAGTATGTTGTTGATAATTATAGTACATTTATACCGAATCAAAATATTTACCTATTATTTTGCATTCCAATATTAATGCAAGCTGTAAGCAGATCTTCGTCGTCCTCATCGCCATCACTGACTTGATCTAAACATTCGGAAGAGttgtttatatttaatatataaggCATGTTACGGGTATCTCCTTTTAGTTCAAATTCCTTACATCCTGAATCGTTAGAAGCCTTCAATGCACTAGTCACGTACGAATTAACACCGTTGCTAGGATAACTTTTATCAAATTTATCGTTTTTTTCAAACATGCCATTCTGTGTATCGTATTTTTTCTctataataagataaatacattttttaactGTTTCAATAAAATCCTATATTTTTAGAGAAAATTTTTCAGTATCGTTGAATTTCGAATCGTGCCGTATCGAGAGTGAGTATAAACAATTTTTTCTGTAACTTTACCTGGTTTATTTTCTGTAGAATTGGGCGCTATAGTATCACTCTCAGCATATTGTAAGTTGCTCGAGGATACTTGTGTAATTGTTGTTCTTACGCTGCGAATAGGAAAATAcagaattttcatttattttttcatatattaaatatgtagAGTATCCTCAGGTTAAAGAAAATAACAAGTGATAGGAAATGCGTCACTTAGatgtacgtatatgtatatattatatataacttatattatatataacatataatatgtatatataatatatatcatgATATAACCATGTGTaatcatattacatatataatcaAGATTATAGTTACGATCCAAACATTTTTTGTTAAGAAAATAAGTTActaaaaattttcatttattttttaaataaaatgttctttttgCTAATTTTAATATCTACATGAAAGTGTACAAACCTCAATGAACTTTTCATAGAAGTGTGATCATCTTCCTCAACATTATTATCCTTGATATTCGTTTCAAAGTACTGCAACATTTGACTTCTCTTCTTGTCACTCGAAACTTCCGTACATTCCATTCTGGTACATTCTAAATTCAATTCCTCCGTATCTTGCAGTTTACCTTGTTCCTGAATCTTTCTCAATAAACTTCTCTGTCGACTATCCTCTTGCAAGTCAGAAGCCGATGCCGCTCTGGAAGAATTTAAAGACGTTCCATGTGGAGTTCCTTCTGTGCAATAGGTCTTTACTGTATCTTCGTGGATAAGCTCTTGATCGTTACTCGGGAAATAGTGAGAATGTGGTTTTTCTTCGTCTTCCAGACTTCGTTCAGCATAACGCAAACTATAGTCAGTTGGTTGATCCAAATCCGTCTCGGCATAATCACTGAACAGATTTCCCTCTGTTCGATAACTGACAGTCGGTGAAATAGCCTGTTGTATAGTATTCAACGAACTGTGCTGATGCAAAACAGTCTTGTTGTAGACGTTTCCAAAGTTGATGTTGTCTTTCGCGGGAGAGCTGTTGTTAACGAATGATAACGAGGTCGAGGTTTCTATTTCAGGCTTCGTGCTCACGTACTCGGTTTTTGTGCAAACGTTCAACTCCGTTTCCTCGGAAATACTGGATTGACTACTAGTCTTTAGCACAGACGTGATGCTTTGTGGCAAGTTGTCTTCTACGGAAGAGTGTAGCAAATTCTGTGAACAGGCGGATTCTTGATCCGGAGCCGAGGACCAGGAAATGGTAGAATTAGTGCTTCTAAGGTCGACGAGGCCATTAAAACCGTCCGACGACTTCAAACGATCCGGGATGGCGTTTTTATAGCGTAACGTATACTT contains these protein-coding regions:
- the LOC126924761 gene encoding uncharacterized protein LOC126924761 isoform X5, which gives rise to MSVSFLMQYIRRHLTDNVIQQCERSRKDEAGQNPLAEYKNFRFRPRFYQNLDSTEGIRAGELTSRLLTWRSRSHRPIKLQEDAEDCQKREERLLSEECRVFRGAIGVDVEGVGSWRVRRRPHDIEVSTPLIGVAAHELELSVDGAAFNPVAVAATTSARCSLMKNTLKTPSSTSISLPVNAHIRPRLHLGSVIAETSKEDAMEPEVKEEDERRSSTPSPEQIYTRRNKRYNEGGSSEEDSKPDTSLQGHRLPSSYRGTWPIRRDIWANQQMGFSTQQSTSITVHNDVASVMSFSSNSGGVLGCSTEMQGDRRLGAKVDVVYNLLGMLGSTEGREDMSATLLSMSNSIDNCLIMRQSGCLPLLVQLIHAPGQDPETREKASRALHNIVYAKSDERAGRREARVLRFLEQLRDYCQTLRTSLETGQVPDDLERHPGPTIAALMKLSFDEAHRHAMCQLGGLHAVAELIEMDHMAHGSECDDQNCITLRRYAGMALTNLTFGDGNNKALLCSFREFMKALVSQLRSPSDDLRQVTASVLRNLSWRADTSSKQTLREVGAVTGLMKAAMEGRKESTLKSILSALWNLSAHCSTNKVDICAVDGALAFLVDMLSYKAPSKTLAIVENAGGILRNVSSHIAVREDYRAIVRERGCLQVLLQQLRSPSLTVVSNACGALWNLSARCPQDQRLLWDLGAVPMLRSLIHSKHKMISMGSSAALKNLLSARPGCNNLVHLDSTARGLGLPTLPTLVARRQRALEQEIDQSLAETCDNIEPSTSPTNKDDKFSFKVEHSFLGINTRTLRSYQLHNQPSTSNMKCNGVARSESRDSMRSITSTHSDTMFERVNRHVLNGLSPTDIQIKQQSSSLHSAVGFDSGMSSDAHSKTSSEKKYTLRYKNAIPDRLKSSDGFNGLVDLRSTNSTISWSSAPDQESACSQNLLHSSVEDNLPQSITSVLKTSSQSSISEETELNVCTKTEYVSTKPEIETSTSLSFVNNSSPAKDNINFGNVYNKTVLHQHSSLNTIQQAISPTVSYRTEGNLFSDYAETDLDQPTDYSLRYAERSLEDEEKPHSHYFPSNDQELIHEDTVKTYCTEGTPHGTSLNSSRAASASDLQEDSRQRSLLRKIQEQGKLQDTEELNLECTRMECTEVSSDKKRSQMLQYFETNIKDNNVEEDDHTSMKSSLSVRTTITQVSSSNLQYAESDTIAPNSTENKPEKKYDTQNGMFEKNDKFDKSYPSNGVNSYVTSALKASNDSGCKEFELKGDTRNMPYILNINNSSECLDQVSDGDEDDEDLLTACINIGMQNNSCQLPNKMTWSEFSAYVYKGEWNEWGIRDEASQIHIVVHRAFKLDHSLVHKQKIAVDGRQPILMHTLSQTHDYRHRHSFIGNNFEKVPRNESNLARYQTSVALDQMECNSSVDSTMNSLDTKQSGSEEMVDPDICTDNVNDNSSNMNIVPDYSQSTAKFMQKVIETKIPVQQSNQVLQNELDKVRNTERGSLLGDDSLCNFSLPSNLRNSPILHETIVFNTEPTQQQYLSSIDTQSNEEMSSLIHNDLIDNDQNIDDDSSKWENDKTSKTLKDKAMENSSMQQSYTKVTDSESSESIDSVEQSEHALLELCIQPGLTKTMDNIQLNKTTMNEIDSEFGERKITNFDESSKMYNDTCEIDGINKEKVDSKHKLAQKPADSTKYVEKEDVYRRQRDPDAMIASLDRLTATLVQQTEAIRERDSSAMKQSILSDTWNEDSPNDVSFPSISISAPIIASFKSDVPEEPGTITSECYETVSSDNGHMTNSKIIQREAIKLAEAVDAEMNRQNELDTTSMTSMDLEAIKPPSSMGSLLSLTASYAGSGDCSESFVNRDRCNSTSLPPIQTKNISSTDSRSCRKKSLPLGVVAKRALSQTQSHTGSLENLLNECTGSHLESVKPPSMMDELPDVGDMENSMLSVASITSEVADSKDQDSQNLSGSDAVFDLLKPVANVLSMTCMRYAEAMQNSANNSLSEYLENINPPSLFNEVCEMDESTVEQATETICSDTLCIDAELHTEEAPHPVMIDRIDEAGDTDEAVTPISSEYCVTSSAESTPRKRLHRNLTPKQKRTLAKERYKTYTIAAELDKKEEERQENVVQEKIARGKISPFSKLTPKQRRQEDRARFQTQVLENPFPDMNQDQNNQQEVNATYEQENSEKTTGATSPVKSAIPTLSKLSACKTLIKKRAEQKKNRERYRTRTLNDSERIFRDTESNTTTNAVEDRLPDSTHTIESDEIQTMLEQNATIVLNTLNESNNINETGEDGLLDCETISLVSNESESERNLRMRFVNGVSKRLIGSCVQQMDNVQEPEDAHKETIEIEEPRSQEDIRYTDNVETESEDESNNTEGPLRETKRPRIIKPGMVRDPSNDSNATDKSDPESPKAIRGRRKALYSNPITRKPTPQSSPLKQVNPVSGIPIGRSNTSPIVRATRATTLRQNNNSPGTATKESTKSNISPKMNPSSTDDKRTKILSVAAKRASVPQKGSSLTFTKSVKRHSTPPTCSSSNYQQETKTDVTIKPLERQGTFTKDEPEVKNAPTVESSSPSPIKTKIAKPIKGATSKVHPTTGKPKLTPKTHQAHQSKSSKGNASEKIQSSKALPLLVAPKRLPTGKTTATPKISVNNQNTAQIESGKVFRKVGPLGQRSNSNSSIVSNSSTGMQTRKLAKEATSKIASLWKKVEESKNKQRFEKPDTRQWLQPGNCANEMDTPSPVSNPPAFRLFRSSTFEGVPQENDNPESALYKSKLKRPLVMGVQPSKVKYRNSCDLSGMNANDAPCKIPVKSSDASTYKKDIVDVVDTSVVLRKSQHTESSTAEVDPMKRISRLGSFIRVDSPNTEGSAQTYVNGSGVRTPASAIVPPFNYNPKQDIPLQIAKVTPDETESKFRVTDCHSDIVTASTRVTTV
- the LOC126924761 gene encoding uncharacterized protein LOC126924761 isoform X7; translation: MTLPVSNYQELLIQVRELTHETIRLQRQLSSDLFDNADPPDVNHNFSLGQKNYENGRHLTDNVIQQCERSRKDEAGQNPLAEYKNFRFRPRFYQNLDSTEGIRAGELTSRLLTWRSRSHRPIKLQEDAEDCQKREERLLSEECRVFRGAIGVDVEGVGSWRVRRRPHDIEVSTPLIGVAAHELELSVDGAAFNPVAVAATTSARCSLMKNTLKTPSSTSISLPVNAHIRPRLHLGSVIAETSKEDAMEPEVKEEDERRSSTPSPEQIYTRRNKRYNEGGSSEEDSKPDTSLQGHRLPSSYRGTWPIRRDIWANQQMGFSTQQSTSITVHNDVASVMSFSSNSGGVLGCSTEMQGDRRLGAKVDVVYNLLGMLGSTEGREDMSATLLSMSNSIDNCLIMRQSGCLPLLVQLIHAPGQDPETREKASRALHNIVYAKSDERAGRREARVLRFLEQLRDYCQTLRTSLETGQVPDDLERHPGPTIAALMKLSFDEAHRHAMCQLGGLHAVAELIEMDHMAHGSECDDQNCITLRRYAGMALTNLTFGDGNNKALLCSFREFMKALVSQLRSPSDDLRQVTASVLRNLSWRADTSSKQTLREVGAVTGLMKAAMEGRKESTLKSILSALWNLSAHCSTNKVDICAVDGALAFLVDMLSYKAPSKTLAIVENAGGILRNVSSHIAVREDYRAIVRERGCLQVLLQQLRSPSLTVVSNACGALWNLSARCPQDQRLLWDLGAVPMLRSLIHSKHKMISMGSSAALKNLLSARPGCNNLVHLDSTARGLGLPTLPTLVARRQRALEQEIDQSLAETCDNIEPSTSPTNKDDKFSFKVEHSFLGINTRTLRSYQLHNQPSTSNMKCNGVARSESRDSMRSITSTHSDTMFERVNRHVLNGLSPTDIQIKQQSSSLHSAVGFDSGMSSDAHSKTSSEKKYTLRYKNAIPDRLKSSDGFNGLVDLRSTNSTISWSSAPDQESACSQNLLHSSVEDNLPQSITSVLKTSSQSSISEETELNVCTKTEYVSTKPEIETSTSLSFVNNSSPAKDNINFGNVYNKTVLHQHSSLNTIQQAISPTVSYRTEGNLFSDYAETDLDQPTDYSLRYAERSLEDEEKPHSHYFPSNDQELIHEDTVKTYCTEGTPHGTSLNSSRAASASDLQEDSRQRSLLRKIQEQGKLQDTEELNLECTRMECTEVSSDKKRSQMLQYFETNIKDNNVEEDDHTSMKSSLSVRTTITQVSSSNLQYAESDTIAPNSTENKPEKKYDTQNGMFEKNDKFDKSYPSNGVNSYVTSALKASNDSGCKEFELKGDTRNMPYILNINNSSECLDQVSDGDEDDEDLLTACINIGMQNNRHRHSFIGNNFEKVPRNESNLARYQTSVALDQMECNSSVDSTMNSLDTKQSGSEEMVDPDICTDNVNDNSSNMNIVPDYSQSTAKFMQKVIETKIPVQQSNQVLQNELDKVRNTERGSLLGDDSLCNFSLPSNLRNSPILHETIVFNTEPTQQQYLSSIDTQSNEEMSSLIHNDLIDNDQNIDDDSSKWENDKTSKTLKDKAMENSSMQQSYTKVTDSESSESIDSVEQSEHALLELCIQPGLTKTMDNIQLNKTTMNEIDSEFGERKITNFDESSKMYNDTCEIDGINKEKVDSKHKLAQKPADSTKYVEKEDVYRRQRDPDAMIASLDRLTATLVQQTEAIRERDSSAMKQSILSDTWNEDSPNDVSFPSISISAPIIASFKSDVPEEPGTITSECYETVSSDNGHMTNSKIIQREAIKLAEAVDAEMNRQNELDTTSMTSMDLEAIKPPSSMGSLLSLTASYAGSGDCSESFVNRDRCNSTSLPPIQTKNISSTDSRSCRKKSLPLGVVAKRALSQTQSHTGSLENLLNECTGSHLESVKPPSMMDELPDVGDMENSMLSVASITSEVADSKDQDSQNLSGSDAVFDLLKPVANVLSMTCMRYAEAMQNSANNSLSEYLENINPPSLFNEVCEMDESTVEQATETICSDTLCIDAELHTEEAPHPVMIDRIDEAGDTDEAVTPISSEYCVTSSAESTPRKRLHRNLTPKQKRTLAKERYKTYTIAAELDKKEEERQENVVQEKIARGKISPFSKLTPKQRRQEDRARFQTQVLENPFPDMNQDQNNQQEVNATYEQENSEKTTGATSPVKSAIPTLSKLSACKTLIKKRAEQKKNRERYRTRTLNDSERIFRDTESNTTTNAVEDRLPDSTHTIESDEIQTMLEQNATIVLNTLNESNNINETGEDGLLDCETISLVSNESESERNLRMRFVNGVSKRLIGSCVQQMDNVQEPEDAHKETIEIEEPRSQEDIRYTDNVETESEDESNNTEGPLRETKRPRIIKPGMVRDPSNDSNATDKSDPESPKAIRGRRKALYSNPITRKPTPQSSPLKQVNPVSGIPIGRSNTSPIVRATRATTLRQNNNSPGTATKESTKSNISPKMNPSSTDDKRTKILSVAAKRASVPQKGSSLTFTKSVKRHSTPPTCSSSNYQQETKTDVTIKPLERQGTFTKDEPEVKNAPTVESSSPSPIKTKIAKPIKGATSKVHPTTGKPKLTPKTHQAHQSKSSKGNASEKIQSSKALPLLVAPKRLPTGKTTATPKISVNNQNTAQIESGKVFRKVGPLGQRSNSNSSIVSNSSTGMQTRKLAKEATSKIASLWKKVEESKNKQRFEKPDTRQWLQPGNCANEMDTPSPVSNPPAFRLFRSSTFEGVPQENDNPESALYKSKLKRPLVMGVQPSKVKYRNSCDLSGMNANDAPCKIPVKSSDASTYKKDIVDVVDTSVVLRKSQHTESSTAEVDPMKRISRLGSFIRVDSPNTEGSAQTYVNGSGVRTPASAIVPPFNYNPKQDIPLQIAKVTPDETESKFRVTDCHSDIVTASTRVTTV